The Aestuariirhabdus haliotis sequence GAATCGACACGTCGACGCATCCAGTCCATGGGCGTGCGGCCGTTGGTGTAGGTAATGGAGACCTGACGTCCATGACCTTCTCGTGTGTCCGCCGATGCCGGGTTGCGCATGCAGCGGGTTTTGATGTCGCAGTGGCGACAGTCGGTTAACTTACCCTCAAAGAAGAGTTTGCGTTTGCCATGCTCATCGGCGGTTTCATTCTTCAGCCAGAGCTCATTTCCCATGGGGCAGTGACAGGTTTTGTTTCGTTTGTTGAAGCTAAACTCCGTCGACGGTATCACTTTCATCACGCCCTTGACGGTATCTTGATGACG is a genomic window containing:
- a CDS encoding transposase is translated as RHQDTVKGVMKVIPSTEFSFNKRNKTCHCPMGNELWLKNETADEHGKRKLFFEGKLTDCRHCDIKTRCMRNPASADTREGHGRQVSITYTNGRTPMDWMRRRVDS